The segment CAACCGCTATACCTCAGCCACCATCGAGGCCGATCCTGCTCCGGGTTACACGATCGGAGATGGTGTTGACGAGATGCGCTCGATCGCCGCTGATCTGCTGGATGAGTCCTTTAGTACCGAATTGGCAGGTGGGGCATCGGATTTTGAGGAAAGCGCCAAAAGCACCAATTTGATCTTCCTGTTTGCCCTGGTGCTGGTTTATCTCACATTGGCTGCACAGTTCGAAAGCTTCCGGGATCCGCTCATCATCATGCTTACCGTTCCGCTGGCCCTGGCCGGCGCCGTGATCACCCTTTGGTGGTTTGATCAGACCCTGAACATTTTCAGCCAGATCGGGATGATCGTATTGGTCGGGATCGTAACCAAAAACGGCATCCTGATCGTTGAATTTGCCAACCAGAAAAGAGACGCCGGTATGTCACTGAGAGAGGCCGCCTCCGAAGCAGCTTCACAAAGATTCCGGCCTATTCTGATGACCAGCCTTTCTACCGTACTTGGTGCGCTGCCTATCGCATTGGCACTGGGTGATGCCGGCTCCAGCCGCATCCCCATGGGACTGACGATCATAGGCGGACTTATTCTGGCGCTCGTCCTGACCCTGTTCGTGATCCCGGCCTTGTATTCATACATTGCATCCAAAGAGAACCATAAAATCAATGAAGCGGATTTTAGTTGATATCATCCTGATTGCCCTGACCGGAATTACACCTGCATGTGCACAGTCATTACGGGACATGGTGGATGAGGCATTGCAGAATAATTACCGTATCAGGATTGTTAAGAACGACGAAAAGATCGCAGAGAATAACAATACCTCCGGGAATGCAGGTAGTCTGCCTGCCATCGACTTGAATGGAGGTTATTCCGCTTCTTTAAACAATGCCCGCCAACGGTTTTCCGATGGCTCGGTCAGAGAAGGAAGCAATGCGCAAAATACCAATGCCAATGTGTCTTTGTTAGCTAATTGGGTGGCGTTTGACGGCTTCCGCGTTTATGCCAGAAAGGATCAACTGGAATATTTGCAGTCTTTGGGAAAGTCCAATACCAGGTTTTATATAGAGCAAACAGTATCGGATATTGCAATGGCGTATTATCAGATATTGTATGAAAAACGTCTGCTTGAGAATGACAAGCAATCGTTGGAGATTTCTTTGTTCCGGTTGAGTATGGAAAGGAAACGGAAAGAAGTTGGAGCTGGAAAGAACGCCGACTATGGCCAGGCCCTGGTTGATTACCGTAATGACAGCATCCGTCTCCTGGATCGTCAGAATACGATCGCATCGTTGCAGGTTGAGATCAACCGGATACTGGGTAATGACCTGGAAACGGAACGCCGGTTCTCAGATACTTTATTTCTGGCTACAGATGTACCGGAAAAGGATTCATTGCTGAAACAGGTGGAAGGTCACAATAGCGAGCTGGCCATGCAGAAGCTGGAAGAGTTGATTGCCGAAACCGAACTCCGCCTGGCGAAAGCGGACCGTTACCCAAAAGTGAATGTCTACGGGGGATATCAGTATACGGAATCGGTTGCGGAGGTCGGGTTTATTCAGTCCAATAAAAACTTCGGGCCAACGGCCGGACTAACGGTGAACTTCAATCTCTTTAATGGCGGCAATACCAAGCGGGAGATCAGGAACGCAGCCATCAATAAAGAGAAAAGTACCTTGTCAAGACAGGAGTTGGCACGAAACCTTCACGCCGAAGCATTGAAACTGCATGGCCGTTGGCTTGCGGTACGCAACCAGCTTGCCATTGCAGAAGAAAACGTTTCTACCGTCATGGAGGTGTACGCAACAGCACAGCAACAATTCAGAGAAGGGGCGATCAGTGGTTATGAGTTCCGGCTCACCCAGTTGTCGCTGATGAATACACAGATCATATTGGCACAATTACAGTTTGCTATCCAAACCATAGAGGTTAACGTAAACCGCATCTCAGGCCGGATCATCGAAGCGTATATGTAAATATCAGTCAGGACGCGTTGATCACTTTAACCCCAACTAAATACAGATAGTTCGGCTCGTCCTTCACCTCCTGCTGTATAGGTTTGGTTAACAAGAAGTTATGGATGCTTGTTTTCTGAGGTCTGATCAAAATAGCTATTTGGGATACTAAGGAAAATGAAAATTTGTTTTGTTAAAAGTCTTATACCAAGCTAATTTACCACGCTAAAGGTTGGTATGCCTCCGTGCGGCGGACACAAATTTTTTCCGGTGTTCCCGAAAGCGTCTCCCGGCCTTGCTCACTTTGTACGATAACTGACCCCTGTTGACTGATGTGCTTCTGTAGATCTACCCTTGCTGTATTTGTGTGCCTGCTGTCAGGTTTTTTAACCTTATCCGTTCCATCTTCCTTTGCCCAAACCGGTAATATAGTGGATTGCGGAGATAACCTCGGCTTTGAAGATGGTGACCTGAACGGCTGGAATGGTTGTCATTTCTCAGGATGTCCTATCGGTAAAACATACACAGACTTCAATGCATGTTTTAACGAATGTGGAAACTGTAGCCCACAGTCCAGCGGTGGAACAATAACATATACAT is part of the Flavobacteriales bacterium genome and harbors:
- a CDS encoding TolC family protein, with amino-acid sequence MKRILVDIILIALTGITPACAQSLRDMVDEALQNNYRIRIVKNDEKIAENNNTSGNAGSLPAIDLNGGYSASLNNARQRFSDGSVREGSNAQNTNANVSLLANWVAFDGFRVYARKDQLEYLQSLGKSNTRFYIEQTVSDIAMAYYQILYEKRLLENDKQSLEISLFRLSMERKRKEVGAGKNADYGQALVDYRNDSIRLLDRQNTIASLQVEINRILGNDLETERRFSDTLFLATDVPEKDSLLKQVEGHNSELAMQKLEELIAETELRLAKADRYPKVNVYGGYQYTESVAEVGFIQSNKNFGPTAGLTVNFNLFNGGNTKREIRNAAINKEKSTLSRQELARNLHAEALKLHGRWLAVRNQLAIAEENVSTVMEVYATAQQQFREGAISGYEFRLTQLSLMNTQIILAQLQFAIQTIEVNVNRISGRIIEAYM